In one window of Chryseobacterium phocaeense DNA:
- the avs1a gene encoding AVAST type 1 anti-phage system MBL fold metallo-hydrolase Avs1a: protein MNISVKAYPAKDGDCLLVCFGIDDTNQTYLLIDSGYNDTVTNHLIKDLERINREGHVLEKFIITHIDKDHIQGAVEFLKCNNSSKIIDIKQIWHNTYRHLFNGEPDPSEKSNDKILQQIIRRGYPKDKVNKESKVISASQGTTVGALILKGGYHWNTDFNQLAVSVNNGKRIKVNDDASIYLLSPDNDKLDKLKKLWAGELKKFGVNYIQGGSSFYDDAFEMLLSWEKEQPKLFPKQISRKKQTIEELLEKNYHDDNTATNGSSIAFVLQIRERKLLFLADAHPDIVVRSLEEFQSEGIIIFDLIKVSHHGSFRNISSELLNKIDSESYLISTNGGRHNHPDKETLAHIVTRKTKFKRQLFFNYKTENSIFFENEDWMLKYNYSIHYLENTFYTITL from the coding sequence ATGAACATTAGTGTTAAGGCATATCCTGCAAAAGATGGAGATTGTCTGTTAGTATGCTTTGGTATCGATGATACGAACCAAACTTATCTCCTGATCGACAGTGGATATAATGATACTGTTACAAATCATCTAATTAAAGACTTGGAAAGAATTAATAGAGAAGGTCACGTATTAGAAAAGTTTATTATTACACATATCGACAAAGATCATATACAGGGAGCAGTTGAATTTCTCAAGTGTAATAATTCTTCTAAAATCATTGATATTAAACAAATTTGGCATAATACCTATCGACATCTCTTCAATGGGGAACCTGATCCTTCAGAGAAAAGTAATGATAAGATTCTTCAGCAAATTATCAGACGAGGATATCCAAAAGACAAGGTCAACAAAGAATCTAAAGTTATCAGTGCATCGCAAGGTACAACGGTTGGTGCTTTAATTTTAAAAGGAGGATATCATTGGAATACGGACTTTAATCAGCTTGCAGTATCTGTAAACAATGGAAAACGAATTAAAGTCAATGATGATGCATCAATCTATCTTCTATCACCGGATAATGATAAGTTGGACAAACTCAAAAAATTGTGGGCTGGCGAATTGAAAAAATTTGGTGTCAATTATATACAAGGAGGTTCATCATTTTATGATGATGCATTCGAGATGCTTTTATCTTGGGAAAAAGAACAGCCAAAGTTATTTCCGAAGCAGATTTCAAGAAAAAAACAGACAATTGAAGAACTGCTTGAGAAAAATTATCATGATGATAACACGGCTACCAATGGCAGTTCTATTGCCTTCGTACTCCAAATTAGAGAAAGAAAATTGTTGTTTTTAGCCGATGCTCATCCTGATATAGTTGTCAGGTCTTTGGAAGAGTTTCAGAGCGAAGGTATCATCATATTCGATTTAATTAAAGTTTCACATCATGGTAGTTTTAGAAATATTAGCAGTGAGTTGCTAAATAAAATAGACTCAGAATCATATTTAATATCTACGAACGGAGGACGACATAATCATCCTGATAAAGAAACACTTGCCCATATCGTTACACGAAAAACAAAATTTAAAAGACAATTATTTTTCAATTATAAAACTGAGAATTCGATTTTTTTCGAAAATGAAGATTGGATGCTTAAATATAATTATTCAATCCATTACCTTGAAAACACATTTTATACAATTACTTTATGA
- a CDS encoding HNH endonuclease, with amino-acid sequence MERYIQMDFGYAYNLAGHLKKKILENNQDDYILDFIDLDLEKAVKPNTNTILHTYIKNELFFEIEYIGQKGDPDTLAPEWESLLKAYKCKIKKKKKKSSEYIHYLEHEIKKYLIPKIANETFQLLFGDRMFCLSFNKLIADYIKDLKTEDFPAYLKSDGKVKRCSYFPTWVQKAVFLRDRGCCAICLNDLSGLLKTDFNKELDHIVPLNLGGVNDISNLQLLCKKCNNKKLGNKIITSKFYPVYFPVEI; translated from the coding sequence ATGGAAAGATATATCCAGATGGATTTTGGTTATGCTTATAATTTAGCAGGTCACCTAAAGAAAAAAATATTGGAAAATAATCAAGATGATTATATTCTTGATTTTATTGATTTAGACTTGGAAAAAGCAGTTAAGCCAAATACAAATACAATACTACATACATATATAAAAAACGAGTTGTTTTTTGAAATTGAATATATTGGACAAAAGGGTGATCCTGATACCTTAGCTCCTGAGTGGGAAAGTCTGCTTAAAGCTTATAAATGTAAAATTAAAAAGAAGAAAAAGAAAAGTTCTGAATATATACACTATTTGGAGCATGAAATAAAAAAATATTTAATTCCCAAAATAGCTAATGAAACATTTCAATTATTATTTGGCGATAGAATGTTTTGTCTTTCATTTAATAAGTTAATTGCAGATTATATTAAAGATCTTAAAACAGAAGATTTTCCAGCTTATTTAAAAAGTGATGGAAAAGTAAAACGTTGCAGTTATTTCCCAACTTGGGTGCAAAAAGCAGTTTTTTTAAGAGATCGAGGATGTTGTGCTATTTGTTTGAATGATTTGAGCGGACTCCTAAAAACTGATTTTAATAAAGAATTAGATCATATTGTTCCTTTAAATTTAGGTGGAGTTAATGATATATCTAATCTGCAATTGCTTTGTAAAAAATGCAATAATAAAAAGTTAGGTAATAAGATTATTACTTCAAAATTTTATCCGGTATATTTTCCTGTTGAGATTTAG
- a CDS encoding helix-turn-helix domain-containing protein → MNESLDEIERYVIKRVKEIRESKSITQEELSLSIGKNIGFISQIEAPSKKAKYNLIHLNLIAIALGCSIKDFLPDEPIRDNKYDIKAIKSKKS, encoded by the coding sequence ATGAATGAATCATTAGACGAAATAGAAAGATATGTTATAAAACGTGTTAAAGAAATACGAGAATCAAAGAGCATTACCCAAGAGGAACTCTCTCTTTCTATTGGGAAGAATATTGGATTTATTTCACAGATAGAAGCTCCTTCTAAAAAAGCTAAGTATAATCTAATACATTTAAATTTAATTGCAATAGCTTTAGGATGCTCCATTAAGGATTTTCTTCCTGATGAACCGATCCGAGATAATAAATACGATATTAAAGCAATTAAAAGTAAAAAATCCTGA
- a CDS encoding RNA polymerase sigma factor, with protein MKKKHFLPRMLTDHQLYELLKKGNPTALEHIHLRHKRLLFWVGFQVLKDDFVVDTIVQDTFLKLWLHRDSIETPDHITGFLRFVMKRDCIAYLSAPRNKFTRLMASLDSFENYQDYLAGYDPLKNKEYLYSQESDQKKFDEIIKVLPVLNPKRKHLIELCLEYGFQFKPIAEAMGSSVTSISTEVSRAINDLRKILKVASFEPPQEKTFNEEEQSEKLSSQQLEIIKKRFEQKSSFAVIAKELKLPEKEVQREFLNAYQHLQNQNRSKIPL; from the coding sequence ATGAAGAAAAAACACTTTCTGCCCCGAATGTTGACTGATCATCAGTTATATGAACTGCTGAAAAAAGGCAATCCCACCGCTCTCGAACACATCCATCTGCGCCACAAGAGACTTCTTTTCTGGGTTGGATTTCAGGTGCTTAAGGATGATTTTGTAGTGGACACTATTGTTCAAGATACGTTCCTTAAATTGTGGCTACACCGCGACAGCATTGAAACACCTGATCATATTACAGGCTTTTTACGCTTTGTGATGAAAAGGGATTGTATAGCGTATCTCAGTGCTCCCAGAAATAAATTCACGCGCTTAATGGCTTCTCTTGACAGTTTTGAGAATTATCAGGATTATCTTGCAGGTTATGATCCTCTGAAGAATAAAGAATATTTATATAGCCAGGAATCCGACCAAAAAAAATTCGATGAAATCATAAAGGTCTTACCCGTTTTGAATCCTAAAAGAAAACACCTGATAGAACTTTGTCTAGAATATGGTTTTCAGTTCAAACCTATCGCAGAAGCTATGGGAAGCAGTGTGACAAGCATAAGCACGGAGGTGAGCAGAGCCATAAATGATCTTCGTAAAATTCTTAAAGTTGCTTCATTTGAGCCACCACAAGAAAAAACTTTCAATGAAGAAGAGCAGTCAGAAAAACTCAGCAGTCAGCAACTCGAGATTATCAAAAAACGGTTTGAACAGAAATCCTCTTTTGCAGTGATTGCAAAAGAACTCAAACTGCCGGAAAAAGAAGTCCAACGGGAATTTCTGAACGCCTATCAGCACCTGCAAAATCAAAACCGTTCTAAAATACCGCTTTAA
- a CDS encoding toprim domain-containing protein, whose product MNCKQFNSISLEEVLLSLGHLPTKQNEKEAWYLNPFASESQASFKLNKRLNAWYLHSEGIGGNNTDFMKKYLKTSVNEVLDWAKKQNFSSFHQQAQVKKSEPNYRIDEILGLQNPNLKQYLQGRGLSPKIYDYIKEVRFTIGEKKLYAIGFENLSGGFELRNSFYKGSLLKKDISIFNLNSNVQNILNFQDKNVKGVAVFEGFMDALSFIEMQKSFSGEILVMNSIALLNKSIEHLKNYSDINLFLDNDNAGMKCKSLIIKSFPEAKDHSSAYSNHKDLNEFLMHRINNDVSINLGKNSIKFPEADKTEERKPEPEIRNSNGFKMKR is encoded by the coding sequence ATGAACTGCAAACAATTTAACAGCATATCGTTGGAAGAAGTCCTCCTTTCTCTCGGACACCTTCCCACGAAACAAAATGAAAAAGAAGCTTGGTATCTCAACCCCTTTGCCAGCGAATCCCAAGCCTCATTTAAATTAAATAAAAGACTTAATGCTTGGTATCTTCATTCAGAAGGAATAGGAGGTAATAACACCGATTTTATGAAGAAATATTTAAAGACCTCGGTAAATGAAGTTTTGGACTGGGCGAAAAAACAAAATTTTTCTTCTTTTCATCAGCAAGCACAGGTGAAAAAGTCAGAACCAAATTACAGAATTGATGAAATACTGGGTCTCCAAAATCCAAACCTAAAACAATATTTGCAGGGACGTGGATTAAGTCCTAAAATCTATGATTATATAAAAGAAGTACGATTTACAATCGGAGAAAAGAAACTCTACGCAATTGGCTTCGAGAATTTATCCGGAGGCTTTGAGCTTCGCAATTCTTTTTATAAAGGTTCATTGTTGAAAAAGGATATTTCAATATTTAATCTCAATAGTAATGTACAGAATATATTAAATTTTCAAGATAAAAATGTAAAAGGTGTAGCAGTTTTTGAAGGCTTTATGGATGCCTTATCTTTTATAGAAATGCAGAAATCTTTCTCAGGAGAAATTCTCGTAATGAATTCCATTGCTCTTTTAAACAAATCCATAGAACATTTGAAAAATTATTCTGATATCAATCTTTTTTTAGATAATGATAATGCAGGGATGAAATGTAAGTCTTTAATCATAAAATCTTTTCCAGAAGCAAAAGATCATTCGAGTGCCTATTCAAACCATAAAGATCTGAACGAATTTTTGATGCATCGGATAAACAATGATGTCTCGATTAACTTAGGTAAGAATTCTATAAAATTTCCTGAAGCTGATAAAACAGAAGAGAGAAAGCCGGAACCAGAAATTAGAAACTCAAATGGTTTTAAAATGAAACGTTGA
- a CDS encoding primase-helicase family protein codes for MSKKSPYLRVGTTYYKNIEKPLISGDTTSVLVRWNRETIINDHGKSFVGDIPKYDGFCCIPEHLDYQQIVKGFYNIYNEIPFAPSCEKENLKNSIPFSLKFVEHIFGEQLEMGLDYLKILLQFPTQILPILCLVSKERSTGKSTFIKWLKEIFGLNMTYIKGDSFGSQFNSDWAAMLVVAIDEVFFDKKEITERLKYLSTTNKDKLEAKGKDREEIDFFAKFILCSNNEENFIQIDENEIRFWILKINPIKTENTEFLSKLISEIPYFLRFLIDRPFSTEKKTRMWFSADEIRTKALQKLVFKNNNKLESRIIELLFEFFESNNDEQINVVPQDLLNMMNRMFRPTYWTRNDIRNLLKETWKLVPQTNGLTYIRYDIDFAGIFYQNNSVGRFFTIKKDFILSKYVELLN; via the coding sequence ATGAGCAAGAAATCCCCTTATTTGAGAGTTGGAACCACTTACTATAAAAACATAGAAAAGCCCTTAATCTCTGGTGATACAACTTCGGTTTTAGTTCGTTGGAATCGGGAAACAATTATCAATGACCACGGAAAAAGTTTTGTTGGTGATATTCCGAAATATGATGGGTTTTGCTGTATTCCTGAACATTTAGATTATCAACAAATCGTTAAAGGTTTTTATAATATTTATAATGAAATTCCTTTTGCTCCTTCTTGTGAAAAGGAAAATTTAAAAAACTCAATTCCTTTTTCGTTAAAATTTGTCGAACATATTTTCGGCGAGCAGCTGGAAATGGGTTTGGATTACTTGAAAATTCTTTTACAATTTCCAACGCAAATTCTACCAATTTTATGTTTGGTTTCTAAAGAAAGATCAACCGGAAAATCTACATTCATCAAATGGTTGAAAGAGATTTTCGGGTTGAACATGACCTACATTAAAGGTGATTCTTTTGGAAGTCAATTCAATTCCGATTGGGCAGCAATGTTAGTAGTGGCGATAGATGAAGTTTTCTTTGATAAAAAAGAAATTACCGAACGATTAAAGTATTTGTCGACAACCAATAAAGATAAATTAGAGGCAAAAGGAAAAGATAGAGAAGAAATCGATTTTTTCGCCAAGTTTATTTTGTGTTCTAATAATGAGGAAAATTTCATTCAAATTGATGAAAATGAAATCCGATTCTGGATACTGAAAATCAATCCCATTAAAACTGAAAATACCGAGTTTCTAAGCAAACTCATTTCGGAGATTCCTTATTTTCTTAGGTTTTTAATTGATCGACCATTTTCAACTGAGAAGAAAACCAGAATGTGGTTTTCTGCCGATGAAATAAGAACTAAAGCACTTCAAAAATTAGTTTTCAAGAATAATAATAAACTGGAATCTAGGATTATTGAGTTGCTATTTGAGTTTTTTGAAAGCAATAATGATGAACAGATCAATGTTGTTCCACAAGATTTGCTGAATATGATGAATCGAATGTTCAGACCAACGTATTGGACAAGAAATGATATTCGAAATCTACTCAAAGAAACTTGGAAATTAGTTCCACAAACTAATGGTTTGACTTATATCAGATACGATATTGATTTTGCTGGAATCTTTTACCAGAATAATTCAGTTGGACGGTTTTTCACAATAAAAAAGGATTTTATCCTTAGTAAATATGTTGAACTGTTGAATTAA
- a CDS encoding helix-turn-helix domain-containing protein has product MDSNEISFENLPRAVAHLVSEIAEIKFLVERKEVPVISQKRVPIDIEAACQLIGKAKPTVYTLVRTRKIPCYKNGKKLYFFEDELLDWISKGKKKTLQEIQSEAEANFRKNSRQSNIGSNQNLSR; this is encoded by the coding sequence ATGGATAGTAACGAAATTTCATTTGAAAACCTGCCACGAGCAGTCGCACATTTAGTTAGCGAAATCGCAGAGATTAAGTTTCTTGTAGAAAGAAAAGAAGTTCCTGTGATTTCTCAAAAGAGAGTTCCGATTGACATTGAAGCAGCTTGTCAATTAATTGGCAAAGCAAAACCGACTGTTTACACATTGGTCAGAACCCGAAAAATTCCCTGTTATAAAAATGGGAAGAAACTCTACTTTTTTGAAGATGAACTTTTAGACTGGATTTCGAAAGGTAAAAAGAAAACTCTACAGGAAATTCAATCAGAAGCGGAAGCCAACTTTAGGAAAAATTCACGACAGTCAAATATAGGTTCTAATCAAAATTTGTCAAGATGA
- a CDS encoding site-specific integrase: MRELLKTKVTVRLRKAEFRKEWFIYLESYPVIVAGKEKAQRVREYLNRSVTTVDFDKKRTARTTQDSVSFKPKRDDNGIIVCKSENDRETMIYADSLRKLRQREYDNMELYSELDAIKAEEKEKSQQDFVKYFDLLVTKRHKNSSESIQINWYRSIKFLKDFGGEKITFSQINTKFCEKFKSYLLTAKNGNNKENTISQNTASTYFSVFKAALKEAFIDGYFTSDISAKVKSIPHEESRREYLTLEELNTLVETPCELDVLKRAALFSALTGLRHSDIQKLTWNELTIENEQAKINFTQKKTKGVEYMPISKQALQLCGEVGLQTDLIFKNLTNPAWISRPLKKWIESAGITKKITFHNFRHTFATLQLSSGTDIYTVSKMLGHTNVKTTQVYAKVVDEKKNKASQAIHLKNLQK; encoded by the coding sequence ATGAGAGAATTATTGAAAACTAAAGTTACAGTAAGATTGCGAAAAGCCGAATTCCGAAAAGAATGGTTCATTTACTTGGAAAGTTATCCTGTTATTGTGGCTGGTAAGGAGAAAGCACAACGAGTTCGGGAATATTTAAACCGAAGTGTCACAACTGTAGATTTCGACAAAAAAAGGACTGCAAGAACTACGCAAGATTCAGTTTCATTTAAACCTAAAAGAGATGATAACGGAATTATCGTATGTAAAAGTGAAAATGACCGAGAAACAATGATCTACGCAGATTCTCTTCGTAAATTACGTCAAAGAGAATATGATAATATGGAACTCTACAGTGAGCTTGATGCAATAAAGGCTGAAGAAAAAGAAAAATCTCAGCAGGATTTTGTTAAATATTTTGATTTGTTAGTCACTAAGAGGCATAAAAACAGTTCTGAATCTATACAAATAAATTGGTATCGCTCCATTAAATTTCTAAAAGATTTTGGAGGTGAAAAAATTACCTTTTCACAGATAAATACAAAATTCTGTGAAAAATTTAAATCATATCTTTTGACTGCAAAAAATGGAAATAATAAGGAGAATACTATTTCTCAGAATACTGCTTCAACATATTTTTCTGTTTTTAAAGCTGCGTTAAAAGAAGCTTTTATTGATGGTTACTTTACATCTGATATTTCTGCTAAAGTAAAATCGATTCCACATGAGGAATCAAGACGAGAATATTTAACTCTGGAAGAACTTAATACATTGGTTGAAACGCCTTGCGAACTTGATGTTCTTAAACGTGCAGCGCTATTTTCAGCTTTAACCGGTCTACGCCATTCTGATATCCAAAAACTAACATGGAACGAATTAACTATCGAAAATGAGCAAGCAAAAATCAATTTCACGCAGAAAAAAACAAAAGGTGTAGAATACATGCCGATTTCTAAACAAGCATTACAGCTTTGTGGTGAAGTAGGTCTTCAGACTGATTTGATTTTTAAAAATCTGACTAATCCAGCTTGGATTTCTCGTCCACTTAAAAAGTGGATTGAAAGTGCAGGAATTACCAAAAAAATAACTTTTCATAATTTTAGACATACTTTTGCTACTCTGCAGCTTTCGAGTGGAACAGATATTTACACCGTGAGTAAAATGCTTGGTCATACAAACGTAAAAACTACTCAAGTTTACGCAAAAGTGGTAGATGAAAAGAAAAATAAAGCTTCACAAGCCATTCATCTAAAGAATTTACAAAAATGA
- a CDS encoding helix-turn-helix domain-containing protein, with translation MGFSKLKIPRVCEHCSKPFEAKTVTSRFCSTSCNNKALKAKKKLEKEKVEKEILLQKYKNKIAEVQTREFISVAEATVMFGISKDTIHRYIKRGIITGTNLGTRLTRVKRSDLEALFSAVEIPEKKEIVIEKPNFEVGNCYTISEISSKFHADPGTVTNLIKRNKIPTKKVGSFVYVPKNLIDKIFDGK, from the coding sequence ATGGGATTTAGTAAACTAAAAATACCGAGAGTTTGTGAGCATTGCTCAAAACCTTTTGAAGCAAAGACAGTTACAAGTCGTTTTTGTTCTACTTCTTGTAATAATAAAGCATTAAAAGCAAAGAAGAAACTTGAAAAAGAAAAAGTAGAAAAAGAAATTCTTTTACAAAAATATAAAAACAAGATTGCTGAAGTACAAACGAGGGAATTTATTTCGGTTGCTGAAGCTACCGTTATGTTTGGAATATCAAAAGATACCATTCACAGATATATAAAAAGAGGAATAATTACTGGGACTAACCTTGGAACAAGACTGACTCGCGTGAAGCGATCAGATTTGGAAGCTTTGTTTTCAGCCGTTGAAATACCAGAGAAAAAAGAAATAGTAATTGAGAAACCCAATTTTGAAGTTGGTAATTGCTACACAATTTCCGAAATTAGTTCAAAATTCCACGCTGATCCAGGAACCGTAACAAACCTAATTAAAAGAAATAAAATTCCGACAAAGAAAGTTGGAAGTTTCGTATATGTGCCTAAAAATTTAATCGATAAAATTTTTGACGGAAAATGA
- the dnaK gene encoding molecular chaperone DnaK, giving the protein MSKIIGIDLGTTNSCVAVMEGKDPVVIPNAEGKRTTPSIVAFTEDGERKVGDPAKRQAVTNPKKTVYSIKRFIGTHFKEDAKEISRVPYEVVAGPNDTVKVKIDDREYTPQEISAMTLQKMKKTAEDYLGQEVTRAVITVPAYFNDAQRQATKEAGEIAGLKVERIINEPTAAALAYGLDKNHKDQKIAVYDLGGGTFDISILDLGDGVFEVLSTNGDTHLGGDDFDDVIINWMADEFKAEEGVDLKSDAIALQRLKEAAEKAKIELSSSPQTEINLPYITATATGPKHLVKSLTKAKFEQLAADLVRRSMEPVAKALKDAGLSTSEIDEVILVGGSTRIPIIQEEVEKFFGKKPSKGVNPDEVVAIGAAIQGGVLTGDVKDVLLLDVTPLSLGIETMGSVFTKLIEANTTIPTKKSEVFSTASDNQPAVSIRVGQGERPMFNDNKEIGRFDLADIPPAPRGVPQIEVTFDIDANGILSVSAKDKGTGKEQTIKIQASSGLSDEEIERMKKEAQENSAADAKRKEEVEIFNKADGLIFQTEKQLKEFGEKLSADKKAAIEAAHGELKTAFEAKNSDDVKAKTEALDAAWMAASEELYAAGQQAEAGAGAQNPGGNAGGADDVQDADFEEVK; this is encoded by the coding sequence ATGAGTAAAATAATTGGAATTGACTTAGGAACAACCAACTCTTGTGTTGCTGTAATGGAGGGTAAAGACCCTGTTGTTATCCCTAATGCAGAAGGTAAAAGAACAACGCCTTCTATCGTAGCATTTACAGAAGATGGTGAGAGAAAAGTAGGGGATCCTGCAAAAAGACAGGCTGTAACGAATCCAAAGAAAACGGTATACTCTATCAAAAGATTCATAGGGACTCACTTTAAAGAAGATGCTAAAGAAATTTCAAGAGTACCTTACGAAGTAGTAGCAGGACCAAACGATACCGTAAAAGTAAAAATCGACGACAGAGAATATACGCCACAGGAAATTTCTGCAATGACCCTTCAGAAAATGAAGAAAACGGCTGAAGATTACCTTGGACAGGAAGTAACAAGAGCGGTAATCACGGTTCCGGCTTACTTTAATGATGCCCAGAGACAGGCTACCAAAGAAGCTGGAGAAATTGCAGGTCTTAAAGTGGAAAGAATCATCAACGAGCCTACAGCTGCAGCATTAGCATACGGTCTTGATAAGAACCACAAAGATCAAAAGATTGCTGTATATGACCTTGGAGGTGGTACTTTCGATATCTCTATCCTTGATTTAGGTGACGGTGTATTTGAAGTATTGTCTACCAACGGAGATACGCACTTAGGAGGTGATGACTTTGATGATGTGATCATCAACTGGATGGCTGATGAGTTCAAAGCTGAAGAGGGTGTAGATTTAAAATCTGATGCTATTGCATTACAAAGATTAAAAGAAGCTGCTGAGAAAGCAAAAATTGAATTATCTTCTTCTCCTCAGACTGAAATTAACTTACCTTATATCACGGCTACAGCTACAGGTCCTAAGCACTTGGTAAAAAGCTTAACCAAAGCTAAGTTTGAGCAGTTGGCTGCTGATCTTGTAAGAAGATCTATGGAGCCGGTAGCAAAAGCATTAAAAGATGCAGGTTTATCAACTTCTGAAATCGATGAGGTAATTTTGGTAGGAGGTTCTACAAGAATCCCGATCATTCAGGAAGAAGTGGAAAAATTCTTCGGTAAAAAACCTTCAAAAGGAGTTAACCCGGATGAGGTGGTAGCGATCGGAGCTGCAATCCAGGGAGGAGTATTGACAGGAGATGTAAAAGATGTATTGCTTCTTGACGTTACACCACTTTCTTTAGGTATCGAAACGATGGGTTCTGTATTCACTAAATTAATTGAAGCGAACACTACGATCCCAACTAAAAAATCTGAAGTATTCTCTACGGCTTCTGATAACCAGCCAGCGGTAAGCATCAGAGTAGGACAGGGAGAAAGACCAATGTTCAACGATAATAAAGAGATCGGAAGATTTGATCTTGCAGATATTCCACCGGCACCAAGAGGAGTTCCTCAAATTGAAGTAACTTTCGATATTGATGCGAACGGTATCCTTAGCGTTTCTGCTAAAGATAAAGGAACCGGAAAAGAGCAGACGATCAAAATCCAGGCTTCTTCAGGTCTTTCTGACGAAGAAATCGAAAGAATGAAAAAAGAAGCTCAGGAAAATTCTGCAGCAGATGCGAAGAGAAAAGAAGAAGTTGAGATTTTCAACAAAGCTGATGGATTGATCTTCCAGACTGAAAAGCAACTGAAAGAATTCGGAGAAAAGCTTTCTGCTGATAAAAAAGCAGCTATTGAAGCAGCTCACGGAGAATTGAAAACAGCTTTCGAAGCTAAAAATTCAGACGATGTAAAAGCTAAAACAGAAGCTTTGGATGCAGCATGGATGGCCGCTTCAGAAGAATTGTATGCAGCAGGACAGCAGGCAGAGGCTGGAGCAGGTGCTCAAAATCCTGGAGGTAATGCAGGAGGAGCTGATGATGTACAGGATGCAGACTTCGAAGAAGTCAAATAA